From a region of the Tenggerimyces flavus genome:
- a CDS encoding DUF4870 domain-containing protein, with protein MTQPPSEQPPGSAGDPPPDTPPPPPPAGDTTPSPVNDPPPYSEPPPAPPYGGAPPPPPPTAWPSGTTGATTPMTPDQERTWAIVSHVGSFAAAYVALGLLCPLVVLLVKGNESQFVRANAVESLNFQITVAIAAVISFVLVFLVIGIFMLIALAIAYIVFVILGTMAASKGEVYRYPISLRLVK; from the coding sequence AGCCACCCGGTTCGGCCGGCGACCCGCCGCCGGACACACCGCCTCCGCCGCCCCCGGCGGGCGACACGACACCGTCTCCGGTGAACGACCCGCCGCCTTACAGCGAGCCGCCGCCCGCGCCGCCGTACGGTGGCGCGCCGCCTCCCCCGCCGCCGACCGCCTGGCCCTCGGGCACGACCGGCGCCACCACGCCGATGACGCCAGACCAGGAGCGCACGTGGGCGATCGTGTCCCACGTCGGCAGCTTCGCCGCCGCGTACGTCGCCCTCGGCCTGCTCTGCCCGCTGGTCGTGCTGCTGGTCAAGGGCAACGAGTCGCAGTTCGTCCGCGCGAACGCGGTCGAGTCGCTCAACTTCCAGATCACCGTCGCGATCGCCGCCGTGATCTCGTTCGTCCTGGTGTTCCTGGTGATCGGGATCTTCATGCTGATCGCGCTCGCCATCGCCTACATCGTGTTCGTCATCCTCGGCACGATGGCCGCGAGCAAGGGCGAGGTCTACCGGTATCCGATCTCCCTCCGCCTGGTGAAGTAG
- a CDS encoding aldo/keto reductase → MRYRPLGGTGIEVSVHCLGAMMFGAIGNPDHDDSLRIVHAALDRGINFVDTADMYSAGESEQIVGKALQGRRDDVVLATKVFFPFTEGRNRSGSSRRWIVKEVEDSLRRLQTDWIDLYQVHRPDYNTDIEETLSALSDLVHQGKIRAFGCSTFPAAEIVEAHKVSEQRGLLRLRTEQPPYNLLARGIESSLLPTCQRYGMGVLTWSPLAWGFLSGKFRRGQDVDFTSGRASLAPDRFDPENPANAGKYEAIEKLAKLADELGRPLPELAVAFTLVHPGVTSVILGPRTMEQLDSLAKSEDLLLDDDVLDRIDEIVPPGVNVYDPNAAFPLPTLTELPRRRRPLTERAAAG, encoded by the coding sequence ATGCGCTATCGACCACTTGGCGGAACGGGCATCGAGGTCTCCGTGCACTGCCTCGGTGCCATGATGTTCGGCGCCATCGGCAACCCCGACCACGACGACTCCCTCCGCATCGTCCACGCGGCACTCGACCGCGGCATCAACTTCGTCGACACCGCGGACATGTACTCCGCGGGCGAGTCCGAGCAGATCGTCGGCAAGGCGCTCCAGGGCCGCCGCGACGACGTCGTCCTCGCCACCAAGGTGTTCTTCCCGTTCACCGAGGGCCGCAACAGGAGCGGCAGCTCGCGACGCTGGATCGTCAAGGAGGTCGAGGACAGCCTGCGACGACTGCAGACGGACTGGATCGACCTCTACCAAGTACATCGCCCGGACTACAACACCGACATCGAGGAAACCCTGTCGGCGTTGAGCGATCTGGTGCATCAGGGCAAGATCCGCGCGTTCGGCTGCTCGACGTTTCCGGCCGCCGAGATCGTCGAGGCGCACAAGGTCTCCGAGCAGCGCGGTCTGCTGCGGCTGCGCACCGAGCAGCCTCCGTACAACCTGCTCGCCCGCGGCATCGAGAGCTCGCTGCTGCCGACCTGCCAGCGGTACGGGATGGGCGTGCTGACGTGGAGCCCGCTCGCGTGGGGCTTCCTGTCCGGCAAGTTCCGCCGCGGCCAGGACGTCGACTTCACCTCGGGACGGGCGTCGCTGGCGCCGGATCGGTTCGACCCGGAGAACCCGGCGAACGCGGGCAAGTACGAAGCGATCGAGAAGCTCGCCAAGCTCGCGGACGAGCTGGGCCGCCCGCTGCCCGAGCTCGCGGTGGCGTTCACGCTCGTCCACCCGGGCGTCACGTCGGTGATCCTCGGACCGCGCACGATGGAGCAGCTCGACTCGCTGGCGAAGAGCGAGGACCTGCTGCTGGACGACGACGTGCTCGACCGGATCGACGAGATCGTGCCGCCGGGGGTCAACGTGTACGACCCGAACGCGGCGTTCCCGCTGCCGACCCTCACCGAGCTGCCACGGCGGCGGCGTCCCCTGACCGAGCGGGCCGCCGCCGGCTGA
- a CDS encoding DUF4870 domain-containing protein, whose amino-acid sequence MTETPGTPFSGPTPEQQPTTPPPPPPPPGYGGQVPPSVPMTVQDERTWSLLAHIGSIILGFLAPLIVLLVKGNESQTVRAHATESLNFQITVLIGYVVSWILAFVLIGFFLVFVVWVVSLIFAIMGTMAASKGEPYKYPFALRLVS is encoded by the coding sequence ATGACCGAAACGCCAGGCACTCCGTTCTCGGGTCCGACGCCCGAGCAGCAGCCCACGACGCCACCGCCTCCCCCGCCTCCGCCGGGGTACGGCGGGCAGGTGCCGCCCTCCGTGCCGATGACCGTTCAGGACGAGCGCACCTGGTCGCTGCTCGCCCACATCGGCTCGATCATCCTGGGTTTCCTCGCGCCCCTGATCGTCCTGCTGGTCAAGGGAAACGAGTCCCAGACCGTCCGCGCGCACGCGACCGAGTCGCTCAACTTCCAGATCACGGTCCTGATCGGCTACGTCGTCTCCTGGATCTTGGCGTTCGTGCTGATCGGGTTCTTCCTGGTCTTCGTGGTCTGGGTCGTCTCGTTGATCTTCGCCATCATGGGCACGATGGCCGCCAGCAAGGGCGAGCCGTACAAGTACCCGTTCGCCCTGCGCCTGGTCAGCTAG
- the hemW gene encoding radical SAM family heme chaperone HemW: MPSTLPEGEPAPRDGALPPAALAEVGGGRAFGLYVHVPFCVTRCGYCDFNTYTASELGSAPGASWSTYADGVLAELRLARRVLGDRELPIQTVFVGGGTPTLLPPEDLGRILEAADAEFGLAPGAEVTTEANPESVDPAYLDRLREQGFTRVSFGMQSARQHVLAVLDRQHTPGRPEECVAEARAAGFEHVNLDLIYGTPGESDEDWQASLDAVAAAGPDHVSAYALIVEDGTRLAARIKRGELPMPDDDVLADRYVQADSTLAAAGYGWYEVSNWATDSAARCRHNELYWTGADWWGIGPGAHSHVGGVRWWNVKHPAAYAERLAAGASPAHARELLDDETRRVERVLLELRLSTGLALEILDQQGKTAAAQAAVDGLLEADALAAGRAVLTLRGRLLADAVVRRLLDWD, translated from the coding sequence GTGCCGTCCACGCTGCCCGAGGGTGAGCCAGCGCCCCGCGATGGGGCGCTGCCGCCGGCTGCCCTCGCCGAGGTGGGCGGCGGCCGGGCGTTCGGGCTGTACGTGCACGTGCCGTTCTGTGTGACCCGGTGCGGCTACTGCGACTTCAACACCTACACGGCATCGGAGCTCGGGTCGGCTCCCGGTGCCTCGTGGTCGACGTACGCCGACGGGGTGCTGGCCGAGCTGCGGCTCGCCCGGCGCGTGCTCGGCGACCGGGAGCTGCCGATCCAGACCGTGTTCGTCGGCGGCGGTACGCCGACGTTGCTGCCACCGGAGGATCTCGGCCGGATCCTCGAGGCCGCCGACGCGGAGTTCGGGCTCGCGCCCGGCGCGGAGGTCACCACCGAGGCGAACCCGGAGTCGGTCGACCCCGCGTACCTCGATCGCCTTCGGGAGCAGGGCTTCACCCGCGTCTCGTTCGGCATGCAGAGCGCCCGGCAGCATGTGCTCGCCGTCCTCGACCGGCAGCACACTCCGGGCAGGCCGGAGGAGTGCGTGGCCGAGGCGCGGGCGGCGGGCTTCGAGCACGTCAACCTCGACCTGATCTACGGCACGCCAGGGGAGTCCGACGAGGATTGGCAAGCCAGCCTTGACGCCGTCGCCGCGGCAGGCCCGGACCACGTGTCGGCGTACGCGCTCATCGTCGAGGACGGTACGCGGCTCGCGGCCAGGATCAAGCGCGGCGAGCTCCCGATGCCGGACGACGACGTCCTCGCCGACCGGTACGTGCAGGCAGACTCGACGCTCGCCGCTGCGGGGTACGGGTGGTACGAAGTCTCCAACTGGGCAACGGATTCCGCCGCTCGCTGCCGGCACAACGAGCTCTACTGGACCGGCGCCGACTGGTGGGGCATCGGGCCTGGAGCGCACAGCCACGTCGGCGGCGTGCGCTGGTGGAACGTCAAGCACCCGGCCGCGTACGCCGAACGGCTGGCCGCCGGTGCGAGTCCCGCACACGCCCGCGAGCTGCTGGACGACGAGACCCGCCGGGTCGAACGGGTACTGCTCGAGCTGAGGCTGAGCACCGGGCTGGCCCTCGAGATCCTCGACCAGCAAGGCAAAACCGCCGCTGCGCAAGCGGCGGTTGACGGCCTGCTGGAAGCGGACGCGCTGGCCGCCGGCCGCGCAGTGCTGACACTCCGCGGCCGGCTCCTCGCCGACGCCGTGGTCCGCCGCTTGCTCGACTGGGACTGA
- a CDS encoding AMP-dependent synthetase/ligase: MTIAVGDYVGPDASKVESRPPTVAHAFLDRIAATPEREAFRYPTGDDSTGGWLSVTWREVGERVRKLSAGLIALGVEPEQRVAVYGSTTYEWILADLATMCAGAATTTVYPASVASEVAFIVSDAECQVVFAEDDDQLKKLAEKRSEMPTVKAIVTFNGTPDEANNVLSLADLEAKGAAYLEDHPDAIDKAVAAIGPESLATLIYTSGTTGRPKGVRLAHDCWTYEGAAIEALGILNIDDLQFLWLPLAHSFGKVLQVAQLVIGFSTAVDGRVDKIVENLGIVKPTFMGAAPRIFEKAHGRIVTMMEEEGGVKEKLFHWAFGVGRKVSQLRQAGREPSGALAIQYKLADRLVLSKIRARFGGRQRFFVSGAAALNRDIAEWFHAAGILIVEGYGLTETSAASFVNLPGRFRFGTVGPVVPGTEVKIAEDGEVLVRGPGVMRGYHNLPELTAEVLDSEGWFHTGDIGELEDGLLRITDRKKDLFKTSGGKYVAPALIESSFKALCPYASNVLVYGSERNFVSALVTLDPDAIVAWAEQNEVSGSYDEIVTSTAAQEMVQGYVDQLNAKLNRWETVKKFAILDHDLTVENGGITPSLKLKRKAVEKKYSDVLDGFYPK, encoded by the coding sequence ATGACCATTGCCGTGGGGGACTACGTAGGCCCTGACGCGTCCAAGGTCGAGAGCCGCCCTCCGACGGTCGCGCACGCGTTCCTGGACCGGATCGCGGCCACGCCGGAGCGGGAGGCGTTCCGCTACCCGACCGGCGACGACTCGACCGGCGGCTGGCTGTCGGTGACCTGGCGCGAGGTCGGCGAACGCGTCCGCAAGCTCTCCGCCGGCCTGATCGCGCTGGGCGTCGAGCCGGAGCAGCGGGTCGCGGTGTACGGCTCGACCACCTACGAGTGGATCCTCGCCGATCTCGCCACGATGTGCGCCGGCGCGGCGACCACGACGGTCTACCCGGCCTCGGTCGCGAGCGAGGTCGCGTTCATCGTCTCCGACGCCGAGTGCCAGGTCGTCTTCGCCGAGGACGACGACCAGCTGAAGAAGCTCGCCGAGAAGCGCTCGGAGATGCCGACGGTCAAGGCGATCGTGACGTTCAACGGCACCCCGGACGAGGCCAACAACGTGCTGTCGCTGGCCGACCTGGAGGCGAAGGGCGCCGCGTACCTCGAGGACCACCCGGACGCGATCGACAAGGCGGTCGCCGCGATCGGTCCGGAGAGCCTGGCCACGTTGATCTACACGTCCGGGACGACGGGCCGTCCGAAGGGTGTACGACTGGCCCACGACTGCTGGACGTACGAGGGCGCGGCGATCGAGGCGCTCGGCATCCTGAACATCGACGACCTGCAGTTCCTGTGGCTGCCGCTCGCGCACTCGTTCGGCAAGGTGCTCCAGGTCGCGCAGCTCGTGATCGGTTTCTCCACCGCGGTCGACGGTCGGGTCGACAAGATCGTCGAGAACCTCGGCATCGTGAAGCCCACGTTCATGGGCGCCGCCCCGCGTATCTTCGAGAAGGCGCACGGCCGGATCGTCACGATGATGGAGGAAGAGGGCGGCGTCAAGGAGAAGCTCTTCCACTGGGCGTTCGGCGTCGGCCGCAAGGTCTCGCAGCTGCGGCAGGCCGGTCGCGAGCCGTCCGGTGCGCTGGCGATCCAGTACAAGCTCGCCGACAGGCTCGTGCTGTCGAAGATCCGCGCGCGCTTCGGCGGCCGGCAGCGGTTCTTCGTCTCCGGCGCGGCCGCGCTCAACCGCGACATCGCCGAGTGGTTCCACGCCGCGGGCATCCTGATCGTCGAGGGGTACGGGCTCACCGAGACGAGCGCGGCCTCGTTCGTCAACCTGCCTGGGCGATTCCGCTTCGGAACGGTCGGCCCGGTCGTCCCCGGCACCGAGGTGAAGATCGCCGAGGACGGCGAGGTGCTGGTCCGCGGCCCGGGCGTGATGCGCGGCTACCACAACCTGCCCGAGCTCACCGCTGAGGTGCTGGACAGCGAGGGCTGGTTCCACACCGGCGACATCGGCGAGCTCGAGGACGGGCTGCTGCGGATCACCGACCGGAAGAAGGACCTGTTCAAGACCTCCGGCGGCAAGTACGTCGCGCCAGCGCTGATCGAGTCGTCGTTCAAGGCGCTGTGCCCGTACGCGAGCAACGTGCTGGTCTACGGCAGCGAGCGGAACTTCGTGTCCGCGTTGGTCACTCTCGACCCCGACGCGATCGTGGCGTGGGCGGAGCAGAACGAGGTGTCGGGCTCCTATGACGAGATCGTCACCTCGACCGCCGCGCAGGAGATGGTGCAGGGATACGTCGACCAGCTGAACGCGAAACTGAACCGCTGGGAGACGGTCAAGAAGTTCGCGATCCTCGACCACGACCTCACGGTGGAGAACGGCGGCATCACGCCGAGCCTGAAGCTGAAGCGGAAGGCCGTGGAGAAGAAGTACTCCGACGTGCTGGACGGCTTCTACCCCAAGTAA
- a CDS encoding TetR/AcrR family transcriptional regulator produces the protein MRSGRRPGKQDTRETILVAARASFASDGYDATTVRKLAAAVGVDPALVHHYFGSKEELFRSAVGAPVNPASLFPRIFVGPRSEIPERLVRTFLGVWDDPVTGPSFLAFLRTAVRNQTTNKLVREFFDLQVQRRVLRDLDTGIPAAEIPLRTTLLASHLFGLAMMRYLIQLEPLASASTDTVVAAVAPAVRHALYGPLGQASRVTSTVTPSVLEPAPE, from the coding sequence GTGAGAAGTGGGCGGCGTCCGGGCAAGCAGGACACGCGGGAGACGATCCTGGTCGCCGCGCGTGCGTCGTTCGCCTCGGACGGGTACGACGCGACGACGGTCCGGAAGCTGGCCGCCGCTGTGGGCGTCGACCCGGCGCTGGTGCACCACTACTTCGGGTCGAAGGAGGAGCTCTTCCGGAGTGCGGTCGGGGCTCCGGTCAACCCCGCGTCCCTGTTCCCGCGGATCTTCGTCGGACCGCGATCCGAGATCCCGGAACGGTTGGTCCGGACGTTCCTGGGCGTGTGGGACGACCCGGTCACCGGGCCCTCGTTCCTCGCGTTCCTGCGTACGGCGGTCAGGAACCAGACGACGAACAAGCTCGTGCGCGAGTTCTTCGACCTGCAGGTCCAGCGGAGAGTGCTGCGGGATCTCGACACGGGCATCCCCGCTGCCGAGATCCCGCTGCGGACGACGCTGCTCGCCAGCCACCTGTTCGGGCTCGCGATGATGCGCTACCTCATCCAACTGGAGCCACTCGCGAGCGCTTCCACCGACACCGTCGTGGCGGCGGTCGCTCCGGCGGTGCGGCACGCGTTGTACGGCCCGCTGGGTCAGGCGAGCCGGGTGACCTCGACGGTGACGCCGAGCGTGCTGGAGCCCGCTCCGGAGTAG
- a CDS encoding transglutaminase family protein yields the protein MTWRLRIKHRTGFRYENDVVASYNEARMTPVTNVFQTALEARVEVRPVTATARYWDYWGTQVYAFDVHVPHTELQVVATSVVETLETPPPHEGAPWEALADEGIRDKYVEWLAPTTRTTLDDELSQIANGFAKAQAPGETAMQICEFVHSQVEYVPGATEVHASVADVWHERKGVCQDIAHVAVSLLRGCGIPARYVSGYLHPVPDAVVGEPTAGESHAWVEWWDGGWTSYDPTNDIPVGERHVLVGRGRDYGDVPPLKGLYSGAGSSTLGVTVEVTRLA from the coding sequence ATGACCTGGCGGCTGCGGATCAAGCACCGAACGGGATTCCGCTACGAGAACGACGTCGTCGCCTCGTACAACGAGGCCCGCATGACCCCGGTGACCAACGTCTTCCAAACAGCCCTCGAAGCCCGTGTCGAAGTCAGACCGGTGACCGCGACCGCGCGGTACTGGGACTACTGGGGCACCCAGGTCTACGCGTTCGACGTCCACGTCCCGCACACCGAGCTGCAGGTCGTCGCGACCAGCGTCGTCGAGACCCTCGAGACGCCGCCCCCGCACGAGGGCGCGCCGTGGGAGGCACTCGCCGACGAGGGGATCCGCGACAAGTACGTCGAGTGGCTCGCCCCGACCACGAGGACCACCCTCGACGACGAGCTCAGCCAAATCGCCAACGGCTTCGCGAAAGCCCAAGCCCCTGGTGAGACCGCCATGCAGATCTGCGAGTTCGTCCACTCCCAGGTGGAGTACGTGCCCGGAGCGACCGAGGTGCACGCGAGCGTCGCGGACGTCTGGCACGAACGCAAGGGCGTCTGCCAGGACATCGCGCACGTCGCCGTCTCCCTCCTCCGCGGCTGCGGCATCCCGGCGCGCTACGTCTCCGGCTACCTGCACCCCGTCCCGGACGCCGTGGTGGGCGAGCCGACCGCGGGGGAGAGCCACGCCTGGGTGGAGTGGTGGGACGGCGGCTGGACGTCGTACGACCCCACGAACGACATCCCCGTCGGCGAGCGCCACGTGCTCGTCGGCCGCGGTCGCGACTACGGCGACGTGCCGCCGCTGAAGGGCCTCTACTCCGGAGCGGGCTCCAGCACGCTCGGCGTCACCGTCGAGGTCACCCGGCTCGCCTGA
- a CDS encoding alpha-E domain-containing protein codes for MLSRIAESMFWIGRYVERADSTARTLDVQLQLLLEDPWADEDTACRSLLSVMGQHDVPQRTIDARIVLARLGFESADPGSISGAISAARENARGARETLSSEFWQSLNSTWLALPEARRRAERIGPHVFFTWVRERTATLAGVVDATMSRDSAWLFLVLGRSLERVDMTARLLMTRVLAGAPGQSRPSWSTMLRSCGAYEAILRTYRGVLDEAAVVEFLLLDRLFPRSVFAALSTAESCLTELDPGPERAGVADEARRRLGRARTMLEYRRTDEIIADLPAVLAELERTCSDVSDAVTRRFFQAARAVSWAQEGIA; via the coding sequence ATGCTGAGCCGGATCGCGGAGTCCATGTTCTGGATCGGCCGGTACGTCGAGCGCGCCGACTCCACAGCGCGCACGCTCGACGTGCAGCTCCAACTCCTGCTCGAGGACCCGTGGGCCGACGAGGACACCGCCTGTCGTTCGCTGCTCTCGGTCATGGGCCAACACGACGTACCGCAACGAACGATTGACGCACGTATCGTCCTTGCCCGCTTGGGATTCGAGTCCGCCGACCCCGGATCCATCAGCGGCGCCATCTCGGCAGCCCGCGAGAACGCCCGCGGGGCAAGGGAAACTCTCTCGTCGGAGTTCTGGCAGAGCCTCAACAGCACCTGGCTTGCCCTCCCCGAAGCCCGCAGACGAGCCGAACGCATCGGCCCGCACGTCTTCTTCACCTGGGTACGCGAACGCACCGCCACCCTCGCCGGAGTCGTCGACGCCACGATGTCCCGCGACTCCGCCTGGCTCTTTCTCGTCCTCGGCAGATCCCTCGAACGCGTCGACATGACCGCGCGCCTGCTCATGACCAGAGTCCTCGCCGGCGCACCCGGTCAGAGCCGGCCCTCCTGGTCGACCATGCTGAGATCCTGCGGCGCGTACGAGGCGATCCTCCGCACCTACCGAGGCGTGCTTGATGAGGCAGCTGTCGTCGAGTTTCTCCTGCTGGACAGGCTGTTTCCCCGTTCCGTCTTCGCCGCCCTCTCCACCGCCGAGTCCTGCCTGACCGAGCTCGACCCCGGCCCCGAGCGCGCCGGTGTCGCCGACGAGGCACGCCGACGACTTGGCAGGGCAAGGACGATGCTCGAGTACCGCCGCACCGACGAGATCATCGCCGACCTCCCCGCGGTCCTCGCCGAGCTCGAACGCACCTGCTCCGACGTCAGCGACGCCGTCACGAGGCGCTTCTTCCAAGCCGCGCGAGCGGTGTCCTGGGCGCAGGAGGGCATCGCATGA
- a CDS encoding circularly permuted type 2 ATP-grasp protein — MADLFEGYELGAAWDETFAEPGLSRTSYDAILSALRPLAADELRPRVEALARAFMDSGVTFAYDGEERPFPVDIVPRVLTQLEWDRIDRGVQQRVKALEAFLADVYGPGNVLNDGIVPRRVIATSKHFHREAHGIEPPNGVRVHVSGIDLVRDEEGTFRVLEDNVRTPSGVSYVIENRRALTRVFPEAFAAGRVRPVSDYPQKLLAALRAAAPPGVDDPSVVVLTPGVYNSAYFEHALLARLMGVELVEGRDLVCSGNRVRMRTTAGERPVDVIYRRTDDEFLDPVHFRPDSMIGCPGLLNAARVGNVTLANAIGNGVADDKLIYTYVPDLVRYYLDEEPVLPNVDTYRLDDRDVLEWVVERVDELVLKPVDGSGGKGLVIGPHADDETLTRLQARVRAEPRAWIAQRVVQISTVPTFVGDRFRPRHADLRPFAVNDGERVWVLPGGLTRVALGEGALVVNSSRGGGSKDTWVVGDDEQTQSQRQDVAHLDAEHSLTPPGVAPDRGPGWSDQQQQQQQMGGEPC; from the coding sequence ATGGCGGATCTCTTCGAGGGCTACGAGCTGGGTGCGGCTTGGGATGAGACTTTCGCCGAACCGGGGCTGAGCCGAACGTCCTATGACGCGATCCTTTCGGCACTGCGACCGCTTGCCGCGGACGAGCTGCGGCCTCGGGTGGAGGCGCTGGCGCGGGCGTTCATGGACTCCGGCGTCACGTTCGCGTACGACGGCGAGGAGCGGCCGTTTCCGGTCGACATCGTGCCGCGCGTCCTCACCCAGCTCGAGTGGGACCGCATCGACCGCGGCGTCCAGCAGCGGGTGAAGGCGCTGGAGGCCTTCCTCGCCGACGTGTACGGGCCGGGGAACGTGCTGAACGACGGCATCGTGCCGCGCCGCGTCATCGCCACGAGCAAGCACTTCCACCGCGAGGCGCACGGCATCGAGCCGCCGAACGGGGTCCGCGTGCACGTCTCCGGCATCGACCTCGTCCGCGACGAGGAAGGCACGTTCCGCGTCCTGGAGGACAACGTCCGTACGCCTTCTGGGGTTTCGTACGTCATCGAGAACAGGCGGGCTTTGACGCGCGTCTTTCCCGAGGCCTTCGCGGCGGGGCGGGTGCGTCCTGTGTCCGACTACCCGCAGAAGCTGCTCGCCGCGCTCCGGGCCGCCGCGCCGCCGGGCGTCGACGATCCCTCGGTCGTGGTGCTGACGCCTGGTGTCTACAACTCCGCGTACTTCGAGCACGCGCTGCTCGCCCGGCTGATGGGGGTCGAGCTCGTCGAGGGGCGCGACCTGGTGTGCTCGGGGAACCGCGTGCGCATGCGTACGACGGCAGGTGAGCGACCGGTCGACGTGATCTACCGGCGCACCGACGACGAGTTCCTCGACCCGGTGCACTTCCGGCCGGACTCGATGATCGGCTGTCCCGGGTTGCTGAACGCGGCGCGGGTCGGGAACGTGACGCTCGCCAACGCGATCGGGAACGGGGTCGCTGACGACAAGCTGATCTATACGTATGTGCCGGATCTCGTGCGCTACTACCTCGACGAGGAACCGGTGCTGCCGAACGTCGACACCTACCGGCTGGACGACCGCGACGTGCTCGAGTGGGTAGTCGAACGGGTCGACGAGTTGGTGCTGAAGCCGGTGGACGGGTCGGGTGGGAAGGGACTCGTGATCGGGCCGCACGCCGACGACGAGACGCTGACTCGGCTGCAGGCGCGGGTCCGAGCCGAGCCGCGGGCATGGATCGCGCAGCGGGTGGTGCAGATCTCGACCGTCCCCACGTTCGTCGGCGACCGCTTCCGCCCGCGGCACGCGGACCTGCGGCCGTTCGCGGTGAACGACGGGGAACGGGTCTGGGTGCTGCCGGGCGGCCTGACGCGAGTGGCGCTCGGCGAAGGCGCTTTGGTGGTGAACTCCAGCCGTGGCGGGGGATCGAAGGACACCTGGGTGGTGGGGGACGACGAGCAGACCCAGTCGCAGCGGCAGGACGTCGCCCACCTCGACGCCGAGCACTCCCTGACCCCGCCAGGTGTCGCGCCCGACCGGGGACCGGGCTGGAGTGACCAGCAGCAACAGCAGCAGCAGATGGGTGGCGAGCCATGCTGA